The following proteins come from a genomic window of Chelonia mydas isolate rCheMyd1 chromosome 15, rCheMyd1.pri.v2, whole genome shotgun sequence:
- the SEPTIN5 gene encoding septin-5 isoform X1, with the protein MDSIVIQERLVERLLSPRTQAQRSHLVKLKDHEKQYVGFATLPNQVHRKSVKKGFDFTLMVAGESGLGKSTLVNSLFLTDLYKDRKLLNAEERISQTVEILKHTVDIEEKGVKLKLTIVDTPGFGDAVNNTECWKPITDYIDQQFEQYFRDESGLNRKNIQDNRVHCCLYFVSPFGHGLRPVDVEFMKALHEKVNIVPLIAKADCLIPSEIRKLKERIREEIDKFGIKVYQFPDCDSDEDEEFKQQDRELKESAPFAVIGSNTVVEAKGQRVRGRLYPWGIVEVENQAHCDFVKLRNMLIRTHMHDLKDVTCDVHYENYRAQCIQQMTSKLTQDNRIESPIPILPLPTPDAETEKLIKMKDEELRRMQEMLQKMQQQMQDQ; encoded by the exons GACCATGAGAAGCAGTATGTGGGATTCGCCACCCTGCCTAACCAGGTGCACCGGAAATCTGTGAAGAAGGGCTTCGACTTCACCTTGATGGTCGCCG GAGAGTCGGGCCTGGGGAAATCCACCTTGGTGAACAGCCTGTTCCTGACCGATCTTTACAAAGACAGGAAGCTTCTCAATGCCGAGG AGCGAATCAGCCAAACGGTGGAGATCCTGAAACACACTGTGGACATTGAGGAGAAGGGCGTCAAGCTGAAGCTGACGATAGTCGACACCCCAGGCTTTGGAGATGCTGTGAACAACACTGAGTG CTGGAAGCCCATCACCGATTACATCGACCAGCAGTTCGAACAGTATTTCCGCGACGAGAGCGGCCTGAACCGGAAGAACATCCAGGACAACCGAGTGCACTGCTGCCTCTACTTCGTCTCGCCCTTCGGGCACGG GCTCAGGCCGGTGGACGTCGAGTTCATGAAGGCTCTGCACGAGAAGGTGAACATCGTGCCCCTGATCGCCAAGGCCGACTGCCTGATCCCCAGTGAGATCCGGAAGCTAAAGGAGAGG ATCCGGGAAGAGATCGACAAGTTTGGGATTAAAGTTTACCAGTTCCCAGACTGCGACTCTGATGAAGATGAGGAATTCAAACAGCAAGACCGAGAGCTGAAG GAGAGCGCTCCCTTTGCCGTCATCGGCAGCAACACGGTGGTAGAGGCCAAAGGCCAGAGAGTGCGTGGGCGGCTGTACCCGTGGGGCATTGTGGAAG TGGAAAACCAGGCGCACTGTGATTTCGTGAAGCTGCGGAACATGCTGATCCGGACACACATGCACGACCTGAAGGACGTCACCTGTGATGTTCACTATGAGAACTATAGAGCTCAGTGCATCCAGCAGATGACGAG taAGCTGACTCAGGACAACAGGATAGAAAGCCCCATCCCTATCCTGCCCCTCCCGACGCCTGATGCTGAAACGGAGAAGCTGATCAAAATGAAGGATGAAGAG TTGCGGAGGATGCAGGAGATGCTGCAGAAGATGCAGCAGCAGATGCAGGACCAGTGA
- the SEPTIN5 gene encoding septin-5 isoform X2: MSTGLRYKSKLVNPEEKQDHEKQYVGFATLPNQVHRKSVKKGFDFTLMVAGESGLGKSTLVNSLFLTDLYKDRKLLNAEERISQTVEILKHTVDIEEKGVKLKLTIVDTPGFGDAVNNTECWKPITDYIDQQFEQYFRDESGLNRKNIQDNRVHCCLYFVSPFGHGLRPVDVEFMKALHEKVNIVPLIAKADCLIPSEIRKLKERIREEIDKFGIKVYQFPDCDSDEDEEFKQQDRELKESAPFAVIGSNTVVEAKGQRVRGRLYPWGIVEVENQAHCDFVKLRNMLIRTHMHDLKDVTCDVHYENYRAQCIQQMTSKLTQDNRIESPIPILPLPTPDAETEKLIKMKDEELRRMQEMLQKMQQQMQDQ, encoded by the exons GACCATGAGAAGCAGTATGTGGGATTCGCCACCCTGCCTAACCAGGTGCACCGGAAATCTGTGAAGAAGGGCTTCGACTTCACCTTGATGGTCGCCG GAGAGTCGGGCCTGGGGAAATCCACCTTGGTGAACAGCCTGTTCCTGACCGATCTTTACAAAGACAGGAAGCTTCTCAATGCCGAGG AGCGAATCAGCCAAACGGTGGAGATCCTGAAACACACTGTGGACATTGAGGAGAAGGGCGTCAAGCTGAAGCTGACGATAGTCGACACCCCAGGCTTTGGAGATGCTGTGAACAACACTGAGTG CTGGAAGCCCATCACCGATTACATCGACCAGCAGTTCGAACAGTATTTCCGCGACGAGAGCGGCCTGAACCGGAAGAACATCCAGGACAACCGAGTGCACTGCTGCCTCTACTTCGTCTCGCCCTTCGGGCACGG GCTCAGGCCGGTGGACGTCGAGTTCATGAAGGCTCTGCACGAGAAGGTGAACATCGTGCCCCTGATCGCCAAGGCCGACTGCCTGATCCCCAGTGAGATCCGGAAGCTAAAGGAGAGG ATCCGGGAAGAGATCGACAAGTTTGGGATTAAAGTTTACCAGTTCCCAGACTGCGACTCTGATGAAGATGAGGAATTCAAACAGCAAGACCGAGAGCTGAAG GAGAGCGCTCCCTTTGCCGTCATCGGCAGCAACACGGTGGTAGAGGCCAAAGGCCAGAGAGTGCGTGGGCGGCTGTACCCGTGGGGCATTGTGGAAG TGGAAAACCAGGCGCACTGTGATTTCGTGAAGCTGCGGAACATGCTGATCCGGACACACATGCACGACCTGAAGGACGTCACCTGTGATGTTCACTATGAGAACTATAGAGCTCAGTGCATCCAGCAGATGACGAG taAGCTGACTCAGGACAACAGGATAGAAAGCCCCATCCCTATCCTGCCCCTCCCGACGCCTGATGCTGAAACGGAGAAGCTGATCAAAATGAAGGATGAAGAG TTGCGGAGGATGCAGGAGATGCTGCAGAAGATGCAGCAGCAGATGCAGGACCAGTGA
- the SEPTIN5 gene encoding septin-5 isoform X3 gives MVAGESGLGKSTLVNSLFLTDLYKDRKLLNAEERISQTVEILKHTVDIEEKGVKLKLTIVDTPGFGDAVNNTECWKPITDYIDQQFEQYFRDESGLNRKNIQDNRVHCCLYFVSPFGHGLRPVDVEFMKALHEKVNIVPLIAKADCLIPSEIRKLKERIREEIDKFGIKVYQFPDCDSDEDEEFKQQDRELKESAPFAVIGSNTVVEAKGQRVRGRLYPWGIVEVENQAHCDFVKLRNMLIRTHMHDLKDVTCDVHYENYRAQCIQQMTSKLTQDNRIESPIPILPLPTPDAETEKLIKMKDEELRRMQEMLQKMQQQMQDQ, from the exons ATGGTCGCCG GAGAGTCGGGCCTGGGGAAATCCACCTTGGTGAACAGCCTGTTCCTGACCGATCTTTACAAAGACAGGAAGCTTCTCAATGCCGAGG AGCGAATCAGCCAAACGGTGGAGATCCTGAAACACACTGTGGACATTGAGGAGAAGGGCGTCAAGCTGAAGCTGACGATAGTCGACACCCCAGGCTTTGGAGATGCTGTGAACAACACTGAGTG CTGGAAGCCCATCACCGATTACATCGACCAGCAGTTCGAACAGTATTTCCGCGACGAGAGCGGCCTGAACCGGAAGAACATCCAGGACAACCGAGTGCACTGCTGCCTCTACTTCGTCTCGCCCTTCGGGCACGG GCTCAGGCCGGTGGACGTCGAGTTCATGAAGGCTCTGCACGAGAAGGTGAACATCGTGCCCCTGATCGCCAAGGCCGACTGCCTGATCCCCAGTGAGATCCGGAAGCTAAAGGAGAGG ATCCGGGAAGAGATCGACAAGTTTGGGATTAAAGTTTACCAGTTCCCAGACTGCGACTCTGATGAAGATGAGGAATTCAAACAGCAAGACCGAGAGCTGAAG GAGAGCGCTCCCTTTGCCGTCATCGGCAGCAACACGGTGGTAGAGGCCAAAGGCCAGAGAGTGCGTGGGCGGCTGTACCCGTGGGGCATTGTGGAAG TGGAAAACCAGGCGCACTGTGATTTCGTGAAGCTGCGGAACATGCTGATCCGGACACACATGCACGACCTGAAGGACGTCACCTGTGATGTTCACTATGAGAACTATAGAGCTCAGTGCATCCAGCAGATGACGAG taAGCTGACTCAGGACAACAGGATAGAAAGCCCCATCCCTATCCTGCCCCTCCCGACGCCTGATGCTGAAACGGAGAAGCTGATCAAAATGAAGGATGAAGAG TTGCGGAGGATGCAGGAGATGCTGCAGAAGATGCAGCAGCAGATGCAGGACCAGTGA
- the GP1BB gene encoding platelet glycoprotein Ib beta chain translates to MISWILFLSLLGFLPLVTPTCPSPCQCSANIVNCMSGKLTKSSLPASFSSSTQTIFLNNNLLTSIPSGLLDNLQSLQVAYLWGNPWECDCDILYLRSWLQWQQNRTLYRNVVCASPEHLQGRIIAYLSEDELISTCQYWYCSIALISQICLFLFILLQAVLLLFIILFLHRFQRIANVARQTTKEIHQHVDTWAPLSENAHDID, encoded by the coding sequence ATGATCAGCTGGATCCTCTTCCTTTCCCTGCTGGGCTTTCTGCCCCTTGTGACGCCCacctgcccctcaccctgccaGTGCAGCGCCAACATCGTCAACTGCATGTCGGGAAAGCTGACCAAAAGCAGCCTCCCCGCATCCTTCAGCTCCTCAACTCAGACCATCTTCCTCAACAACAACCTGCTCACCAGCATCCCCAGCGGGCTCCTGGACAACCTGCAGAGCCTCCAAGTGGCCTACCTGTGGGGGAACCCCTGGGAATGCGACTGCGACATCCTCTACCTGCGCTCGTGGCTCCAGTGGCAGCAGAATCGGACCCTGTATAGGAACGTGGTGTGTGCTTCCCCGGAACACCTGCAGGGCAGGATCATCGCGTACCTGTCGGAGGATGAGCTCATCTCTACCTGCCAGTACTGGTACTGCAGCATCGCGCTCATCTCCCAGATCTGCctcttcctcttcatcctcctccaGGCTGTCCTGCTCCTCTTCATCATCTTGTTCCTGCATAGATTCCAGAGGATCGCCAATGTAGCCAGGCAGACCACCAAGGAGATACACCAGCACGTAGATACATGGGCTCCCCTTTCAGAGAATGCCCATGACATTGATTAA